The Halosimplex litoreum genome has a window encoding:
- a CDS encoding NAD-dependent epimerase/dehydratase family protein, producing MRVLVTGGAGFIGGHLAEAFARDGHDVAVLDNFDPYYDTRIKEHNVEAAREAAAESDGGYDLVEGDVRDADLVADLVADADYVYHQAAQAGVRTDYSPRKYDEVNVDGTLNVLDAARDHDIERLVFASSSSVYGKPRYLPYDEDHLTTPISPYGASKLAGERYAMVYAERYGVPAVALRYFTVYGPRMRPNMAISNFVSRCLNGEPPVIYGDGSQTRDMTYVADVLAANRALLDTDAADGEVMNVGSTDNIDIETLATEIRDQLAPELDVEYTDAYEVDADHSHADVSKADELIGYEPTYTIREGVEAFVEWYRANREWYEPLVRGS from the coding sequence ATGCGAGTCCTCGTCACCGGTGGCGCCGGCTTCATCGGCGGTCACCTCGCCGAAGCGTTCGCCCGTGACGGCCACGACGTGGCCGTCCTCGACAACTTCGACCCGTACTACGACACGCGGATCAAGGAACACAACGTCGAGGCGGCCCGCGAGGCCGCAGCCGAGAGCGACGGCGGCTACGACCTCGTCGAGGGCGACGTGCGCGACGCCGACCTCGTCGCCGACCTCGTCGCCGACGCCGACTACGTCTACCATCAGGCCGCCCAGGCCGGCGTCCGCACCGACTACAGCCCCCGCAAGTACGACGAGGTCAACGTCGACGGCACGCTGAACGTCCTCGACGCCGCCCGGGACCACGATATCGAACGGCTCGTCTTCGCCAGCTCCTCGTCGGTGTACGGCAAGCCCCGATACCTCCCCTACGACGAGGACCACCTCACGACGCCGATCAGCCCGTACGGCGCGTCGAAGCTGGCCGGCGAGCGCTACGCGATGGTCTACGCCGAGCGCTACGGCGTCCCCGCGGTCGCGCTGCGCTATTTCACGGTGTACGGCCCGCGGATGCGGCCCAACATGGCCATCTCGAACTTCGTCTCGCGCTGTCTGAACGGCGAACCGCCGGTCATCTACGGTGACGGCTCCCAGACCCGCGACATGACTTACGTCGCGGACGTCCTCGCGGCCAACCGCGCGCTGCTCGACACCGACGCGGCCGACGGCGAGGTGATGAACGTCGGCAGCACCGACAACATCGACATCGAGACGCTCGCGACGGAGATCCGCGACCAGCTGGCGCCCGAACTGGACGTCGAGTACACCGACGCTTACGAGGTCGACGCCGACCACAGCCACGCCGACGTGTCCAAGGCCGACGAGCTGATCGGCTACGAGCCGACCTACACCATCCGTGAGGGTGTCGAAGCGTTCGTCGAGTGGTATCGGGCGAACCGCGAGTGGTACGAACCGCTCGTCCGCGGTTCGTAG
- the aglF gene encoding UTP--glucose-1-phosphate uridylyltransferase AglF, translating to MQAVVLAAGEGTRLRPLTEDKPKGMVEVAGKPILTHCFEQLVELGADELLVVVGYKKQAIIEYYEDEFAGVPITYAHQREQKGLAHALLTVEDHIDDDFMLMLGDNIFQANLDDVVNRQAESRADAAFLVEEVPWEEASRYGVCDTNKYGEITEVVEKPDDPPSNLVMTGFYTFTPEILHACHLVQPSNRGEYEISDAIDLLIHSGRTIDAIRMDGWRTDVGYPEDRESAEERLEAAGAVDTDGDADQADATAE from the coding sequence ATGCAAGCCGTCGTGCTGGCCGCCGGTGAGGGGACGCGGCTGCGGCCGCTGACCGAGGACAAGCCGAAGGGAATGGTCGAGGTCGCGGGCAAGCCGATCCTCACCCACTGTTTCGAGCAGCTGGTCGAGCTGGGCGCCGACGAGTTGCTGGTGGTCGTGGGCTACAAGAAACAGGCGATCATCGAGTACTACGAGGACGAGTTCGCGGGCGTGCCGATCACCTACGCCCACCAGCGCGAACAGAAGGGGCTGGCCCACGCGTTGCTCACCGTCGAGGACCACATCGACGACGACTTCATGCTGATGCTCGGGGACAACATCTTCCAGGCCAACCTCGACGACGTGGTCAACCGCCAGGCCGAGTCCCGGGCCGACGCCGCGTTCCTCGTCGAGGAAGTGCCCTGGGAGGAGGCCTCCCGATACGGCGTCTGTGACACCAACAAGTACGGCGAGATCACCGAAGTCGTCGAGAAGCCAGACGACCCGCCGTCGAACCTCGTGATGACGGGATTCTACACGTTCACGCCCGAAATCCTCCACGCCTGTCACCTCGTCCAGCCGTCGAATCGCGGCGAGTACGAGATCTCCGACGCGATCGACCTGCTGATCCACTCCGGTCGGACCATCGACGCCATCCGCATGGACGGCTGGCGGACCGACGTGGGCTACCCCGAGGACCGCGAGTCCGCCGAGGAGCGGCTCGAAGCGGCCGGCGCCGTCGACACCGACGGCGACGCCGACCAGGCCGACGCCACCGCCGAGTGA
- a CDS encoding DUF7504 family protein: protein MCSVIEQSQASIGPGDNVLVCCPSFTSAEPRACLDLLTPDGSTDVHALSVLFTQSPADHIDAWQRIAGAYPTRMRIVAVDAGSKRTTEPADVDRAVERVGSPHNLTRLGVRVADCLDEWDGSAESVVVCFQSLTTLLQYVDVESAVEFLEVVAERCTATDAIAHYHLDPQAHDDETIDRLHELFGTTLTFEDGEWSADVDGRE from the coding sequence ATGTGTTCCGTTATCGAACAGTCACAAGCGTCGATAGGACCTGGGGACAACGTGCTCGTCTGCTGCCCGTCGTTCACGAGCGCGGAGCCGCGGGCCTGTCTGGACCTGCTGACGCCGGACGGGTCGACCGACGTACACGCGCTCTCGGTGCTGTTCACCCAGTCTCCCGCCGACCACATCGACGCCTGGCAGCGGATCGCAGGCGCCTACCCGACACGGATGCGGATCGTCGCCGTCGACGCCGGCTCGAAGCGGACGACCGAACCGGCCGACGTCGACCGGGCGGTCGAACGGGTCGGGTCGCCACACAACCTGACGCGCCTCGGGGTCAGGGTCGCCGACTGCCTCGACGAGTGGGACGGATCCGCCGAGTCGGTCGTCGTCTGTTTTCAGTCGCTCACCACGCTGTTGCAGTACGTCGACGTCGAGAGCGCGGTCGAGTTTCTCGAAGTCGTCGCCGAGCGGTGTACGGCGACCGACGCCATCGCTCACTACCACCTCGATCCGCAGGCCCACGACGACGAGACCATCGACCGGCTGCACGAGCTGTTCGGTACGACGCTCACCTTCGAGGACGGCGAGTGGTCCGCGGACGTCGACGGCCGGGAGTGA
- a CDS encoding alkaline phosphatase PhoX, whose amino-acid sequence MVDLNRRTLMASSAAAALGASVSGVASAETADDEQTAGAPTVRGDLKRFSSTALGAEVTGPYVFDDGELLYSLQHPSRDNPGEFSRAGIGYFSGFQFDFSGTNEDFAELSAPATEDERGRVRGAEGEYTLLAQEQDPIDGGSERLGVARTPDGWDLTTRNFAGTQYGDAGYNPDCNQFVATNGACTEGYLFTNWENSPGNVSRIPLHKDGGEWHADLENAINLANTEPFREIGGTRINCYGDKSPWGTMLSSEENYAHPRVSLTATVGDIVDAGSGAGLVGACQFWNRPNPSEIQAAIDEYYGDDSWFVQGYWAMTGVELLAYYLGADRVDQAAEPYADGAEQANTTEPIGDGYPNPYRYGYHVDVREPAAETPQPVKYYVMGRAAWEAPDVQQDKQTVYECSDGDSKGIYKFVAERPIQSYSDPMDIEGTLYAPKITNDAAANGGSPAETDLEIEWWPLGSATNAEVESWIAEYDDVTQVDYLATHADWTEGDEVTAEVLEQADREVVENGNRNYVTDEEIVAWADQWTAGDPNNVDDDLRKVPFLETRAAAKEVGASIEFNKAEGVDSAPKSTPGDYVYFALSEFNDDLADDTGDLRLDRVDGGVVYRGTLDSNYDVTTLEPVIVGPDATDPADVADDALINVDNLYVMEDGRVLCCEDADQLGRSYSNDCLYVFADEDTVRRLG is encoded by the coding sequence ATGGTCGATCTCAATCGACGGACGCTGATGGCCTCGTCCGCGGCGGCGGCGCTCGGTGCGAGCGTCTCCGGCGTGGCGAGCGCCGAGACTGCCGACGACGAACAGACAGCGGGGGCGCCGACGGTGCGGGGGGACCTGAAGCGCTTCTCTTCGACGGCTCTGGGGGCGGAGGTCACGGGCCCGTACGTCTTCGACGACGGCGAACTGCTCTACAGCCTGCAGCACCCGAGTCGGGACAACCCCGGCGAGTTCAGCCGGGCGGGCATCGGCTACTTCAGCGGCTTCCAGTTCGACTTCTCCGGGACGAACGAGGACTTCGCGGAGCTGTCGGCGCCCGCGACGGAGGACGAGCGCGGACGGGTCCGCGGCGCGGAGGGCGAGTACACGCTGCTCGCACAGGAGCAGGACCCGATCGACGGGGGAAGCGAGCGACTCGGGGTCGCCCGAACGCCGGACGGCTGGGACCTCACGACCCGGAACTTCGCGGGGACCCAATACGGCGACGCCGGCTACAACCCCGACTGCAACCAGTTCGTCGCCACCAACGGCGCGTGCACCGAGGGGTACCTGTTCACCAACTGGGAGAACAGTCCGGGCAACGTCTCGCGTATCCCGCTGCACAAGGACGGCGGCGAGTGGCACGCGGACCTCGAGAACGCCATCAACCTCGCGAACACGGAACCGTTCCGCGAGATCGGTGGCACTCGCATCAACTGCTACGGCGACAAGAGCCCGTGGGGCACGATGCTCTCCTCGGAGGAGAACTACGCTCACCCGCGCGTCTCCCTGACGGCGACGGTCGGTGACATCGTCGACGCGGGCTCCGGAGCGGGTCTCGTCGGCGCCTGTCAGTTCTGGAACCGTCCGAACCCGAGCGAGATCCAGGCGGCGATCGACGAGTACTACGGCGACGACTCGTGGTTCGTCCAGGGCTACTGGGCGATGACCGGCGTCGAACTGCTGGCGTACTACCTGGGGGCCGACCGCGTCGACCAGGCCGCCGAGCCCTACGCCGACGGCGCCGAGCAGGCGAACACGACCGAACCGATCGGCGACGGTTACCCCAACCCCTACCGCTACGGCTACCACGTCGACGTCCGCGAACCGGCCGCGGAGACGCCCCAGCCCGTCAAGTACTACGTCATGGGCCGAGCCGCCTGGGAGGCGCCGGACGTCCAGCAGGACAAGCAGACCGTCTACGAGTGCTCCGACGGCGACAGCAAGGGGATCTACAAGTTCGTCGCCGAGCGGCCGATCCAGAGCTACTCGGACCCGATGGATATCGAGGGGACGCTGTACGCGCCGAAGATAACCAACGACGCCGCCGCGAACGGTGGTTCGCCCGCGGAGACGGACCTGGAGATCGAGTGGTGGCCGCTCGGCAGCGCCACCAACGCCGAGGTCGAGTCGTGGATCGCCGAGTACGACGACGTGACCCAGGTCGACTACCTCGCGACCCACGCCGACTGGACCGAGGGCGACGAGGTCACCGCCGAGGTGCTGGAACAGGCCGACCGCGAGGTCGTCGAGAACGGGAATCGGAACTACGTCACCGACGAGGAGATCGTCGCGTGGGCCGACCAGTGGACCGCGGGCGACCCGAACAACGTCGACGACGACCTCCGGAAGGTCCCGTTTCTCGAGACCCGCGCGGCGGCCAAGGAAGTCGGCGCCTCCATCGAGTTCAACAAGGCCGAGGGCGTCGACAGCGCGCCCAAATCGACGCCGGGCGACTACGTCTACTTCGCACTCTCGGAGTTCAACGACGACCTGGCCGACGACACTGGCGATCTCCGACTCGACCGCGTCGACGGGGGCGTCGTCTACCGCGGGACCCTCGACTCGAACTACGACGTCACGACGCTCGAACCGGTCATCGTCGGCCCGGACGCCACCGACCCGGCCGACGTGGCCGACGACGCGCTCATCAACGTCGACAACCTCTACGTGATGGAAGACGGCCGCGTCCTCTGCTGTGAGGACGCCGACCAGCTCGGCCGCTCCTACAGCAACGACTGCCTCTACGTCTTCGCCGACGAGGACACCGTCCGACGCCTCGGCTGA
- a CDS encoding amphi-Trp domain-containing protein: MTDADGADDADEGAQDEAERTTIRTGREFEQEYRLDASEAGTFLIELGEQLRDGDELTIATDEWELPFAFGEPVELELDFDGVGEPELEIELELPGRTDEKAPDIE, from the coding sequence ATGACCGACGCCGACGGAGCGGACGACGCCGACGAGGGGGCACAGGACGAGGCGGAGCGAACGACCATCCGCACGGGCAGGGAATTCGAACAGGAGTACCGGCTCGACGCGAGCGAGGCCGGTACCTTCCTGATAGAGCTGGGCGAACAGCTCCGCGACGGCGACGAGCTGACGATCGCGACCGACGAGTGGGAGCTCCCGTTCGCGTTCGGCGAACCGGTCGAACTCGAACTCGACTTCGACGGCGTCGGTGAGCCGGAACTCGAGATCGAACTGGAGCTACCGGGGCGAACCGACGAGAAAGCGCCGGATATCGAGTAG
- a CDS encoding undecaprenyl-diphosphate phosphatase, whose translation MDPRATLLALLVGLVQGVLEWLPVSSEGGVALVVALSTGESAFDATQFALFLHAGTAAAGFAFYREEAVGLLGSVPEWRPRDAFGTDRADLTFYGVASLVSGVVGLSLYAVLSEAATELAGGAFVAAVGALLVGTGLLQRAADRWGLGERATPDAADAVVVGICQGLALLPGVSRSGTTVSALLLRGHGGERALQLSFLLSIPASLGAGLLVVVDEGVPTVPVPQAMLALGVSAVVGYVTVGALVALVRRVAFWGVCVGFGALAVLGGGLLVAAENGWVAVVQHWSFAVV comes from the coding sequence ATGGATCCGCGGGCGACGCTGCTGGCGCTGCTGGTCGGGCTGGTCCAGGGCGTCCTGGAGTGGCTGCCGGTCTCCAGCGAGGGCGGCGTGGCGCTCGTCGTCGCGCTGTCGACCGGCGAGTCGGCGTTCGACGCGACGCAGTTCGCACTCTTTTTGCACGCCGGGACGGCCGCCGCGGGGTTCGCCTTCTATCGCGAGGAGGCCGTCGGGCTCCTCGGGTCGGTCCCCGAGTGGCGGCCGCGCGACGCCTTCGGCACCGATCGCGCCGACCTGACCTTCTACGGAGTCGCGTCGCTCGTCTCCGGCGTCGTCGGGCTCTCTCTCTACGCCGTGCTCTCGGAGGCCGCCACGGAACTGGCGGGCGGCGCGTTCGTCGCCGCCGTCGGCGCCCTGCTCGTCGGCACGGGACTGCTCCAGCGGGCCGCAGACCGCTGGGGGCTGGGCGAGCGCGCGACGCCCGACGCCGCCGACGCGGTGGTCGTCGGGATCTGCCAGGGTCTGGCCCTCCTCCCGGGAGTCTCGCGGTCGGGGACCACCGTGAGCGCGCTCCTGTTGCGCGGCCACGGGGGCGAACGCGCGCTCCAACTGTCCTTCCTGCTGTCGATCCCCGCCTCGCTCGGCGCGGGCCTGCTCGTCGTCGTCGACGAGGGCGTCCCGACGGTCCCGGTCCCGCAGGCGATGCTGGCGCTCGGCGTGAGTGCGGTCGTGGGCTACGTCACCGTCGGCGCGCTGGTCGCGCTGGTCCGCCGGGTCGCCTTCTGGGGTGTCTGCGTCGGTTTCGGCGCGCTGGCGGTCCTCGGCGGTGGGCTGCTCGTGGCCGCGGAGAACGGATGGGTCGCGGTCGTCCAGCACTGGTCGTTCGCCGTCGTCTAG
- a CDS encoding AI-2E family transporter: MAHSDDRTSFERSRIGWWLFVALLAAVAAYLAWQFVGLLVLGVFGYYATRPISDRVGEVVGRDWLAAGVTVLLVLVPVIALSLYAGFQLLVALQGFLAGTVDPVALLGRYFDLGDVSLAEGQSVLTALENPRALVSNPRGAALTVLRTGQTVASAAAGTLLLLALSVTLSYFLLKYDDDIADALEQLFGGRDTVAYAYATAVDADLESVFFGNLLFVAVMSVVAGLAYLGTNLLAPAGLGIPMVAVLAALTGAASLIPLVVGKVVYVPVLALLAVQAVRSSGAALAFVGATAVVYFLALDFLPQTFLQPYISGRHLDGIVLVFAYLLGPVLFGWYGFFLLPVVFVAILEALRIVLPELLHGERLTLDASLGGSVGADPQSAGDVPPDQDAENRFGARDSQAQSPAEDDDAGSSGSSPSN, encoded by the coding sequence ATGGCTCACTCCGACGACCGGACGAGCTTCGAGCGCTCGCGGATCGGGTGGTGGCTGTTCGTCGCGCTGCTCGCCGCCGTCGCGGCGTATCTGGCCTGGCAGTTCGTCGGACTGCTCGTCCTCGGCGTCTTCGGCTACTACGCCACGCGCCCGATCAGCGACCGCGTCGGCGAGGTCGTCGGTCGGGACTGGCTCGCCGCGGGGGTCACCGTCCTCCTCGTGCTCGTGCCGGTGATCGCGCTCTCGCTGTACGCGGGCTTCCAGCTCCTCGTCGCACTCCAGGGGTTCCTGGCCGGGACCGTCGATCCGGTCGCGCTCCTGGGGCGGTACTTCGACCTCGGCGACGTCTCGCTGGCTGAAGGCCAATCGGTCCTGACCGCCCTCGAGAACCCCCGGGCGCTCGTCTCGAACCCTCGAGGGGCGGCCCTGACGGTGCTTCGAACGGGCCAGACCGTCGCCTCCGCGGCCGCGGGCACGCTGTTGTTGCTCGCGCTCTCGGTCACGCTCTCGTATTTCCTCCTCAAGTACGACGACGACATCGCCGACGCGCTCGAACAGCTGTTCGGCGGCCGCGACACCGTGGCCTACGCGTACGCGACGGCCGTCGACGCGGACCTGGAGTCGGTCTTCTTCGGCAACCTCCTGTTCGTCGCCGTCATGTCCGTCGTCGCGGGGCTGGCCTACCTCGGGACGAACCTCCTCGCTCCGGCGGGACTGGGGATCCCGATGGTGGCCGTCCTCGCCGCTCTGACGGGCGCGGCGAGCCTGATCCCGCTCGTGGTCGGGAAGGTCGTCTACGTCCCGGTGCTCGCGCTGCTGGCCGTCCAGGCCGTCAGGTCCAGCGGGGCGGCCCTCGCGTTCGTCGGCGCCACCGCCGTCGTCTACTTCCTCGCGCTCGATTTCCTCCCGCAGACGTTCCTCCAGCCGTACATCTCCGGGCGGCACCTCGACGGGATCGTGCTCGTGTTCGCCTACCTCCTCGGACCCGTCCTGTTCGGCTGGTACGGCTTCTTTCTCCTCCCCGTCGTCTTCGTCGCGATCCTGGAAGCCCTCCGGATCGTCCTCCCGGAACTGCTCCACGGCGAGCGACTCACCCTGGACGCCTCGCTGGGCGGATCGGTCGGCGCCGACCCCCAGTCCGCGGGCGACGTGCCCCCCGACCAGGACGCCGAGAACCGCTTCGGGGCGCGCGACTCACAGGCACAGTCCCCGGCCGAAGACGACGACGCCGGATCCTCCGGCTCCTCGCCGAGCAACTGA
- a CDS encoding DUF7519 family protein, giving the protein MSDAADRAPATDGPVAARGGDSGAGSEPDGTDDGGVRRDRSSASPGDRGDGTASSGTATASVDRSPARTSARLAVGLAAVAALWLPTAGGRALGILGTALVAVGALRGRRRRVTAGAVVLVAGVAAAGLAGAPTLALVGATLCSLLAWDAGRYGITVGEQLGREASTTRLELAHVAATAAVGTAAALLGSASYLVVGTTTDGVAVVLLLVGVALVLSALR; this is encoded by the coding sequence GTGAGCGACGCCGCCGATCGGGCACCCGCCACCGACGGGCCCGTCGCCGCTCGCGGGGGCGATTCGGGAGCGGGCTCGGAGCCCGACGGGACGGACGACGGCGGAGTGAGACGTGACCGTTCGAGCGCGTCGCCCGGCGACCGGGGTGACGGGACGGCGAGTTCGGGGACCGCGACCGCGTCGGTCGATCGGTCGCCCGCGCGGACGAGCGCTCGGCTGGCGGTCGGGCTGGCGGCGGTCGCCGCGCTGTGGCTCCCGACGGCCGGTGGGCGCGCGCTGGGGATTCTCGGCACGGCTCTCGTCGCGGTCGGCGCCCTGCGAGGGCGTCGCCGGCGGGTCACCGCCGGCGCCGTCGTGCTCGTGGCCGGCGTCGCCGCCGCAGGACTGGCCGGCGCGCCGACGCTCGCGCTGGTCGGCGCGACGCTGTGTTCCCTGCTCGCGTGGGACGCCGGCCGCTACGGGATCACCGTCGGCGAGCAACTGGGTCGCGAGGCGTCGACCACCCGCCTCGAACTGGCGCACGTGGCTGCGACCGCGGCAGTCGGAACCGCCGCGGCCCTGCTCGGCAGCGCGTCCTACCTCGTCGTCGGAACCACCACCGACGGCGTCGCCGTCGTCCTCCTCCTCGTCGGTGTCGCCCTGGTGCTCTCCGCACTCCGGTGA
- the dpsA gene encoding DNA starvation/stationary phase protection protein DpsA, with translation MSTQKTVRQEAGTVAENPVRLDEEKAEQVIEALNADLADAYVLYHQLHKHHWNVEGAEFRDIHIFLQEAYEDVEEAADELAERLQAIGGVPHASMPALSAAATVEPEDEDVYDIRTSFENDLEMYGDIIESYREHIELADGLGDHATAQMLREQLEDLEEHAHVIDHYLEDDTLVTEAAMD, from the coding sequence ATGAGCACCCAGAAGACCGTCCGACAGGAAGCTGGGACAGTCGCCGAGAACCCGGTTCGGCTCGACGAGGAGAAAGCCGAGCAGGTTATCGAAGCGCTGAACGCGGATCTCGCCGACGCGTACGTGCTGTATCATCAGCTCCACAAGCACCACTGGAACGTCGAGGGCGCGGAGTTCCGGGACATCCACATCTTCCTGCAGGAGGCCTACGAGGACGTCGAAGAGGCCGCCGACGAGCTCGCCGAGCGGCTGCAGGCCATCGGGGGCGTCCCGCACGCGAGCATGCCCGCGCTCTCGGCGGCGGCGACCGTCGAACCCGAGGACGAGGACGTCTACGACATCCGTACGTCCTTCGAGAACGACCTCGAGATGTACGGCGACATCATCGAGAGCTACCGCGAGCACATCGAACTCGCCGACGGCCTCGGCGACCACGCCACCGCGCAGATGCTCCGCGAACAGCTCGAAGACCTCGAAGAACACGCCCACGTCATCGACCACTACCTCGAAGACGACACCCTCGTCACCGAAGCCGCGATGGACTGA